GCGGTGCAGCCTGACCGCGGCGTCGGCGAACGACGCGACGATCCCGTCGATCTCCGCGACGGTCAGCTCGTGCGGCACCTCGCGGCGGGCCGGCTCCGGCACCTGCGAAGGCGCGAGCAACGGCTGCTCCGTCGTCACCGAGCTGCCGCGCCTGCCGACGTGGTTGGCCTGCGACATGATGACGGCGCCGTGCCTGTGCGTGGCCGCCGCGAGCTGGGTCAGCAGCGGCTCGTTCTCCGGGTCCCACAGGCTCACCCGACCGTGGATGGCGCCGGCCTGCGCGTGCACGCTCGCGGCACCGAAACAGATCAGCAGACCCACGCCGCCCTCCGCCCTGCGGGCGAGGTAGTCGACGTACTCCTTGGTGAGCCGACCGTCGTGGTCCCAGTTCAGGTTGTGCGCCGTCACCGTCACCCGGTTGCGGAGCTGCTTGCTGCCGACCTGGAACGGGCTGGTCAGCTGGGGGAAAAGAGCCACGGCGGGACACTCCTTCCAATTGAGTCCGACAGACTGACAGTCGGACTCAATCGGGTCCAGGCCCGTCTCAGCCAATGGACAGCACGGACTGTCAGGAGAAGGGCGAAGAAGAGTGCCAGGATCGACTCAGTCGGGGAGGTCGAACAGGCCCATCCGGGCCCACACGGCTTCGGTGCGTTCCACGCCCTGCCTGGCGTCCTCGCCACCGAGCCTGGTCAGCTCGGCGAGGATGCCGTGCACGACGGCCATCGCCGGGGTCAACGAAGGGAACGAGCTGACGCCCTCACTGGGCACCACGACGACGTGGTCGGCCAGCTCGGACAGCGGTGACATCCGCCTGTCGGTGACGACGCACGTGCTCACCCCCCGCTCGTTGGCGATCTCCGTCGCCTCGAGCACCTGCCTGGGCAGCCACCACAGGCTGAAGGTGACCAGACAGTCCTCCGGCCGCATGCGTGCCACGGTGTTCGCGAGATGGGTGCCGAAGTGGCGCTCGAGCTGCATCTCGCGCCCCATGGTGGTGCCGATGTGCACGAGCTGCAGCCCGGGTGCGGCGAACGTGCCTGACCCGACGACCACCGTCTTGCTGGCCGCGTCGATGGTCGCGGCGACGGCCTGCAGCGCCTCCACGTCGATGGTGGCGGCCAGCGTCTCCAGGTTCTCGATGTCGCGGCGGATCGCGTCGATCGCGGGCGTCGCTACGGCGGCGTCGTGCTCCGCGTACACCTGCCGGGCCGACAGCGAGGCGAGGTAGCGGCTGCGTACCTCGAGCCGCAGCGCCGGCCAACCGCTGAACCCCAGCTGCCTCGCCGTCCGCACGACCGTCGCGACGTTGACGCCCGCCCGGCTAGCGAGCTCCGCGGTGGACGCGTACGACGCGAGATGCGGCTGGGTGGCGAGGACGTCGACCACCCGGGTGGCCGCAGGACCGGTCGTCGTCGCGGCCGCCAGGTCCGCTATCCAGCGTTGGACCGACACCGAACCCCTCCGATCGATACAACGACTATTGCACAGCGAGGGTTAGTGATGTAACCATTGCGGCGCGGGGAGGCCGGGCACAGCGGAGGCAGGCCATGCAGACCGTCCACATCATCGTTCTCGTGCTGTACCTCGCCGTCATGGTTGCGATCGGCGTCTACTTCACCCGAGGGAGCAAGGTCGCAACCGGCGACGACTTCATGTTCGCCGGACGCCGGCTACCCAACATCGTCATGATCGGCACCCTGCTCGCCACCTGGGTGGGCTCAGGCACGATCATCGGCGGCGCGAACTTCGCCTACACGTACGGGCCGTTCGCCGGGCTCATCTTCTTCGCCGGCACACCGATCGGCATCCTGGTGCTCTTCTTCGCCGCGGCGAAGGTACGTGCACTCGCCAAGTACACGGTGCCCGAGCTGCTCGAGGCGCGCTTCGGCCCGACCACCCGGATGGTCGGCGCATTGGTGATCCTGCTCGCGTACGTCGGGATCATCGCGTACCAGCTCATCGGCGGTGGGTACGTGATCAGCTTGGTCACGCCGCTGTCCACCGGGCAGGCGACCGTCGCGCTCGCGGTCCTCGTGACCTTCCTGGCGATCGGTGGCGGGCTGTTCAGCGTCGCGTGGACCGACTTCCTCTCCGCGATGGTGATCGTCTTCTCGCTCGTCGTCAGCGTGCCGATCGTGCTCGCGGCGATCGGTTCCCCTGCGGACTACCTGGCCGAGCTGCCGGAGACGTCGCAACAGCTCACCGGCGGCCTCAGCGGGCTGCAGCTGCTCGGCTTCTTCCTCCCGTTGCTGCTGCTGATCCTCGCCGACCAGAACATGTACCAACGCCTCGCCGCGGCACGGGACGCGGGAACGGCGCGCAGCTCGACCGTCGGGTTCTTCCTCGGCAGCTTCCTCATCATCATCCCGGTCGCCCTGCTGGCCGCTGCGGCGTCGGTGGTGCTGCCGAACCTGGAGGACGCGGACACCGCGGTGCTGTCACTGGCGTCCGAGGGCATCGTGCCCGCGGTCATCGGCGGCCTGCTCCTCGCCGGCGCGCTGGCGTTCATCGTGACCACCGCGACGTCGTTCATGCTGTCCGTCGGCGGCAACCTGCTCTACGACTTCTACCTGCGGTTTACGAAGCGCGAGGTGTCGGACCACTCCAGGCTGCGCCTGCACCGGCTCGCGGTGCTGCTCGTGGCCCTGTGCGCGTACATCCTCGGGCAGTTCTTCCCCACGGTCCTCGAGCTGCAGATCCACTCGTACACCATCTACGGCGTGGGCATCACCCCTGCGGTGATCGGGATGCTGTTCTGGCGGCGGGTGACCACGGCGGGCGCACTCGCCAGCATGATCTCCGGCGCCGCGGCCGTACTCATCTGGGAGTTCCCGCTCGGCAAGCCGATGGAGCTGAACTCCGTGCTCATCGCGCTGCCGATCTCCGTGCTCGCCCTGGTGGTCGGCAGCCTGCTCACCAAGCCCGACGAGCAGCGCCAACGCGCTGTCGAAGAAGCAATCAACGAGCACACCCAGCCAACGGGAGGAAGCACGCGATGACGACGGACGACCTCGTACTCTTCGACAACGCATCGGTGCTCGACACGGTGGCCGCCGAGCTGCTGCCGGATCGCCGGGTGCTGGTACGTGGCTCGGACATCGTCGAGGTCGGCGGTCGCGACGTCACCGCACCCGAGCAGGCACGCACGTACGACCTGCGCGGCAAGACCCTCATGCCCGGCCTGGTCGACGCGCACGTACACCTGATCGCCGTTACCGCCGACCTGGCCGCGCAGGCGGAGTGGTCGCCGGCGTACGTCACCGCCAGGTCGGCGGTGAAGCTGCGCGAGACGCTGCTGCGTGGCTTCACCACCGTCCGCGACGTCGGCGGCGCCGACTACGGGCTCGCCGACGCGGTGGCCGAGGACCTGATCGCCGGCCCCCGGGTGCTGTTCGGCGGGAAGGCGCTCTCGCAGACCGGCGGGCACGCCGATCTGCGGCACCGCGGGAAGGTCGAGTTCGACCAGCACCGGTGCTGCCCGCACATGGGCGTCGTCGTGGACGGCGTGGACGAGGTGCGCCGGGCGGCCCGCCACCAGCTGCGCACCGGCGCCGACCACATAAAGATCATGCTCTCCGGCGGCGTCGCGTCGCCGACCGACCGGGTGGACTCCACCCAGTTCTCCGTGGACGAGATCCGCGCCGCGGTGGAGGAGGCGGAGGCGGCCAACCGCTACGTCACCGGACACGCATACACCGCGCGGGCGATCAACCGCGGGCTCGCGGCCGGGGTGCGCTGCATCGAGCACGGCAACCTGATGGACGAGAGCAGCATCGAGCTGTTCCTCGAGCACGACGCCTTCTACGTGCCGACGTTGGTCACGTACCACCAGCTCGCCGCGCAGGGCCGCGAGTACGGGCTGCCTGAGGAGAGCTTCCGCAAGGTCAGCGACGTGCTCGAACGCGGGCTCGGCGCCCTCGAGCTCGCGGACAAGCGCGGGGTGAACGTCGTGTTCGGCACCGACCTGCTCGGCGGCATGGACGTACACCAGCTGGACGAGTTCCGCATCCGCGCCGACGTGCAGCGGCCCGCGGACATCGTCCGTTCTGCGACCGTCACCGCCGCCCGGCTGCTGCAGCTGGAGGACCGCATCGGTCAGGTAAAGCCGGGCGCCTGGGCCGACCTGCTGGTCGTCGACGGCGACCCGTTGACCGACCTCAGGGTGCTCACCGCACCCGAGGACCGGCTGCAGCTGGTGATGAAGGCCGGCCGCGTCTACGCCGACCGGATCGGCTGATGGCTCTCGTACTCCGCGGCGGCCTGGTCTGGGACGGCCTCGCCGGCGAGCCTTCCGCACTCGACGTCGTGCTGCACGACGACGGCACCATCGGCGAGGTGTGCCCCGCCGGGGGCGCATCAGTCACCGACGACGACGTCACGGTCGAGCTCGACGGCGCCTACGTGCTACCCGGACTGGTCGACAGTCACGTGCACCTGGTCTGGTCAGGCGACCCCGACCCGGCACGCGTCGTCGACGAGGAAGGCGAGCAGCTCACCGTCGTGCGTGCGGTCACCCACGCGCAGCGGCAACTGGCCGCCGGCATCACGACCGTGCGCGACCTGGGCAGCAACTGGGACGTCGCCGTGACGGTCGCGAAGGCAATCGACCGCGGGATCTGCGCCGGGCCGACGGTCATCGCGTCCGGCCGCACGGTCATCATGACCGGCGGCCACGACCCGTTCTGGGGGATCTTCAGCGACGGCGTCGACGCCGTCACCCGCGCCGTACGCAACCAGGTCAGCATCGGCGCCGGGGTGATCAAGACGGCGGCGACCGGCGGTGCGTACGGACAGTCCGAGGGCGAGGAGATCGGCCAGAGCGAGCTCAGCTACGAGGAGCTCGCGGCGCTCGCCGCGGAGGCGCATCGCTTCGGTCGGAAGGTGGCCGCGCACGCCCTCGGCACCGAAGGCATCCGCAACGCGGTACGGGCCGGCGTGGACACCGTCGAACACGGCGTCTGTCTCACCGAGGACATCGTCGACACCATGCGCGCGCAGGGCACGGTGCTGTGCCCGACGCTCGCCACCTACCGCACGCTCGCCGCCGGCGACGGCATCCCCGATTACGCAGCGGCGAAGGCGCGCAGTGTCGTCGACACACACAGGGAGAGCTTCGCCATGGCGCTCGACGCGGGCATCCCGATCATCGCGGGCACCGACGCCGGCGCGCCGAACCTCCCCCATCCGTGCCTGGTCGACGAGCTAGAGGTGCTGCACGAGTACGGCATGCCGGTGCTCGACGTGCTGCGCTCGGCCACCTCGACCGCGGCGAGCGCGCTCGACCGGGAGGACCGTGCGGGCGTCGTACGCACGGGCGCGCCTGCCGACCTCGTCATCGTCACCGCCGACCCGTTCGCCGACCCGGCCAACCTCCGCCGGGTCTGGGGGGTCGTACGCGGAGGCGGCTTCACCCGTCACCCCTGATCCTCGATCTGGACGGCGAAGCCGTCCAGGAGGCGGTCGAGGCCGTACCTGAAGTCCTGCATGCCGTCCTCGTCCGGGATCTCGAACACGCCCGCGGCCAACACCTCGGCGAGCAACGGGAACCGCTGCTCGGTCACCACGGCAGCGAGCGCCCGCCCATAGGCGGCGCCGAACTCCTGCTCGTCGATGCCCTCCGCACGCGCCGCCGTCGCGGCACCGAGGAAGATCTGCGCGGAGCCGTGCACGTAGCCGGTGAGGGTGAGCAACAGCCCCATCATGTCCGCGTACGACAGGCCGGTACGTGCCAGCGCGCGCAGACCGCGCTCGGTGAACGCGACCCGGTGCGGCCCCAGGACGCGCCTACCAGCTCGGCCTGCAGCAGCCAGGGGTGCTCCCGCAGCCCGGCGAAGTAGTCCATCGCCCACTCCGCCAGCGGCGTGCGCCAGCCGTCCGTCGAGCGGTCCTCGGCGCGGCCCGCGATCGTCGCGTCGATCATCAGCTCGGCGAGCACGTGCTTGCCAGGCACGTGCCGGTACAGCGCCATGGTGGTGAAGCCGAGCTCGGTGGCCACCCGCCGCATGGTCACCGCGGCCAGGCCCTCGGCGTCGGCCACCTCGATCGCCACCCGTACGATCTCGTCCACGCCGAGCGTCGGCTTCGGCCCGCGGGTGCGCCGGCCGCCGTCCCCCCAGAGCAGCTCCAACGCCTTCGTCGGGTACGTATCGCCGCCGTCGCGGTCCGCCGTCATCACCGATCCCCGCAGTTGACACACACCGTACTGGCGGAACAGCTGCGCAAGAGCTACGGCTCCACGACTGCGCTCGACGGGCTCGATCTCGCCGTCCCCGCCGGGCAGGTCTACGGCCTGCTCGGTCCCAACGGGGCCGGCAAGACCACGGCGGTGCGCATCCTCGCCACCCTGTTGCGCTTCGACGGCGGGCGCGCACGCGTGGCGGGGTTCGACGTAGCGCGCCGGGCGGACGAGGTACGCAGCCGGATCGGCTTCACCGGGCAGCAGACCGCGGTCGACGAGACGTTGACCGGCCGGAAGAACCTCGACCTGGTCGGCCGGCTGCACCATCTCGGCGGCCGCGCCGCCCGCCGCCGCGCCGCCGACCTGCTCGACCAGTTCCGGCTGACGGACGCGGCGGGCAAGCAGCTGAGGAACTACTCCGGTGGCATGCGGCGGCGGCTCGACCTCGCCGCCAGCCTCGTCCGCCCGCCCGAGGTGCTCTTCCTCGACGAACCGACGACCGGGCTCGACCCGCGGAGCAGGAACGAGGTGTGGCAGGCGGTGCGCGACCTGGTCGCCGGCGGCACCACCGTCCTGCTCACCACCCAGTACCTCGACGAGGCCGACCAGCTCGCCGGCCAGATCGCCGTCATCGACCACGACCGGGTGATCGCCGAAGGCACACCGGACCAGCTGAAGACGAAGATCGGCGGCGACCAGGTCGAGCTCGTCGTCGCGGACGCGGCCGACCTACCCATTGCCGCGGCGATCGTCGAGCGGGTGTGCGGTGACCCGCTCGAGCTGCAGCCCGCGGTCCGCAGGATCACCGCACCCGCGGCCGACCGGGTCGGCACGCTCGTCCGGCTCGTGCGGGCGCTGGACGGCAGCACCATCGGAATCGAGGACGTCGGGCTGCGCCGCCCGACCCTGGACGAGGTGTTCCTCGCCCTGATCGGCCAGCGCGCACACCACGACGACGAGCAGGGGGCGGCGGCCCGATGACGACCACAGCACCCGCGTTCCCCCGCACCGTCGCCGGACGGGCCCGCTGGGCGGTCTCGGACAGCCTGGCCATGGCACACCGCAACCCGCTGCGCCTGGTGTACGAACCCGAGGAGGTCGTCCTCGCGCTGCTCGTACCGGTGATGATGGCGCTGGTGTTCGGCTACGTCTTCGACGACGCGATGTCCGGCGACCCGGCCACGTACCGCGAGTTCCTGCTACCGGGGATCTTCGCGCAGACCATGCTGTACGGCATCGCAGGCACCGCTACGGGCGTCGCCACCGACGTCCAGCGCGGCGTCGTCGACAGGTTCCGCTCGATGCCGACGGCACGGTCGGCCGTGGTCACCGGCCGCAGCATCGCCGACATGCTCAGGGGCATGGCCGACGTCGCGCTGATCATCGGCTGCGGGCTCCTCATCGGCTGGCGCTGGCACGACGGGCTGCTCTCGGCCGCCGCGGCGATCGGGCTCATCCTGTTGCTGCGGCTCGCGTTCACCTGGGTCGGCATCTACCTCGGCCTGGTCGTCCACACTCCGGACGCCGCGTCGCTCGCGGTCTACCCGGCCGCGTTCCCGCTCACCGTGCTGTCGAACGTGTTCGTGGCACCGGAGCAGATGCCGCCCTGGCTCGGCGCGATCGCGGAGTGGACCCACTGACGGCGACGGTCGCCGCGGCGCGCGACCTCTTCGGCAACCCAGGCTTCGCGACCGACTCCTGGGTGGCCGAGCACTCGCTGCTACTCGCCGTCGGCTGGCCGGCCGCCCTGCTCGCGGTGTTCGTCCCGCTGTCGGTACGCAGGTACCGCAAGCTCAGCCGCTGAGATCGGCAGCGGCCGCCCAGGTCGCGCGGTCGATGACGTAACGGACGAACGGCGCGTCGTCGTGCTCGCCTTCGCGCCCTTCGACCAGGCCGCGCCGGCGGAGCTCGCCGGCGTAGCGCATGCCGAGGCGGTCCATCACCGCCTGCGACCGGTGGTTGTGCCGTTCGGTGAACGCGATGACCTCGTCCGCCCTGAGGTCGTCGAACGCGAACCGTAGGCCGGCCCGGCCGATCTCCTGCGCGTAGCCCTGTCCCCACAGCCGCGGCTGCACCACCCAGCCGACCTCCAGCTGGCGGCGACCGTCGAGCTCG
This genomic window from Streptosporangiales bacterium contains:
- a CDS encoding TetR family transcriptional regulator, which produces MTADRDGGDTYPTKALELLWGDGGRRTRGPKPTLGVDEIVRVAIEVADAEGLAAVTMRRVATELGFTTMALYRHVPGKHVLAELMIDATIAGRAEDRSTDGWRTPLAEWAMDYFAGLREHPWLLQAELVGASWGRTGSRSPSAVCARWHVPACRTRT
- a CDS encoding SIS domain-containing protein, with amino-acid sequence MADLAAATTTGPAATRVVDVLATQPHLASYASTAELASRAGVNVATVVRTARQLGFSGWPALRLEVRSRYLASLSARQVYAEHDAAVATPAIDAIRRDIENLETLAATIDVEALQAVAATIDAASKTVVVGSGTFAAPGLQLVHIGTTMGREMQLERHFGTHLANTVARMRPEDCLVTFSLWWLPRQVLEATEIANERGVSTCVVTDRRMSPLSELADHVVVVPSEGVSSFPSLTPAMAVVHGILAELTRLGGEDARQGVERTEAVWARMGLFDLPD
- a CDS encoding ATP-binding cassette domain-containing protein, yielding MTHTVLAEQLRKSYGSTTALDGLDLAVPAGQVYGLLGPNGAGKTTAVRILATLLRFDGGRARVAGFDVARRADEVRSRIGFTGQQTAVDETLTGRKNLDLVGRLHHLGGRAARRRAADLLDQFRLTDAAGKQLRNYSGGMRRRLDLAASLVRPPEVLFLDEPTTGLDPRSRNEVWQAVRDLVAGGTTVLLTTQYLDEADQLAGQIAVIDHDRVIAEGTPDQLKTKIGGDQVELVVADAADLPIAAAIVERVCGDPLELQPAVRRITAPAADRVGTLVRLVRALDGSTIGIEDVGLRRPTLDEVFLALIGQRAHHDDEQGAAAR
- a CDS encoding amidohydrolase family protein, producing MTTDDLVLFDNASVLDTVAAELLPDRRVLVRGSDIVEVGGRDVTAPEQARTYDLRGKTLMPGLVDAHVHLIAVTADLAAQAEWSPAYVTARSAVKLRETLLRGFTTVRDVGGADYGLADAVAEDLIAGPRVLFGGKALSQTGGHADLRHRGKVEFDQHRCCPHMGVVVDGVDEVRRAARHQLRTGADHIKIMLSGGVASPTDRVDSTQFSVDEIRAAVEEAEAANRYVTGHAYTARAINRGLAAGVRCIEHGNLMDESSIELFLEHDAFYVPTLVTYHQLAAQGREYGLPEESFRKVSDVLERGLGALELADKRGVNVVFGTDLLGGMDVHQLDEFRIRADVQRPADIVRSATVTAARLLQLEDRIGQVKPGAWADLLVVDGDPLTDLRVLTAPEDRLQLVMKAGRVYADRIG
- a CDS encoding amidohydrolase family protein produces the protein MALVLRGGLVWDGLAGEPSALDVVLHDDGTIGEVCPAGGASVTDDDVTVELDGAYVLPGLVDSHVHLVWSGDPDPARVVDEEGEQLTVVRAVTHAQRQLAAGITTVRDLGSNWDVAVTVAKAIDRGICAGPTVIASGRTVIMTGGHDPFWGIFSDGVDAVTRAVRNQVSIGAGVIKTAATGGAYGQSEGEEIGQSELSYEELAALAAEAHRFGRKVAAHALGTEGIRNAVRAGVDTVEHGVCLTEDIVDTMRAQGTVLCPTLATYRTLAAGDGIPDYAAAKARSVVDTHRESFAMALDAGIPIIAGTDAGAPNLPHPCLVDELEVLHEYGMPVLDVLRSATSTAASALDREDRAGVVRTGAPADLVIVTADPFADPANLRRVWGVVRGGGFTRHP
- a CDS encoding sodium:solute symporter family protein, producing MQTVHIIVLVLYLAVMVAIGVYFTRGSKVATGDDFMFAGRRLPNIVMIGTLLATWVGSGTIIGGANFAYTYGPFAGLIFFAGTPIGILVLFFAAAKVRALAKYTVPELLEARFGPTTRMVGALVILLAYVGIIAYQLIGGGYVISLVTPLSTGQATVALAVLVTFLAIGGGLFSVAWTDFLSAMVIVFSLVVSVPIVLAAIGSPADYLAELPETSQQLTGGLSGLQLLGFFLPLLLLILADQNMYQRLAAARDAGTARSSTVGFFLGSFLIIIPVALLAAAASVVLPNLEDADTAVLSLASEGIVPAVIGGLLLAGALAFIVTTATSFMLSVGGNLLYDFYLRFTKREVSDHSRLRLHRLAVLLVALCAYILGQFFPTVLELQIHSYTIYGVGITPAVIGMLFWRRVTTAGALASMISGAAAVLIWEFPLGKPMELNSVLIALPISVLALVVGSLLTKPDEQRQRAVEEAINEHTQPTGGSTR